From the genome of Impatiens glandulifera chromosome 9, dImpGla2.1, whole genome shotgun sequence, one region includes:
- the LOC124914282 gene encoding UDP-glucosyltransferase 29-like has protein sequence MEEPKERRLNIVMLPWLAHGHASPFLELAKKIGKRNHTIHVCSTKVILDSVKKRVNEIDHPFLHFIEIQLPYPPELPPHHHTTTGLPPHLNHTLMKTFQMAGPAFSDILKQIKPDLVICDVLNPWAHDVSASLSVPAIMFHVTSVAILCYGFHMTTDYGISKFPYPELIPQDPYWFQKYEEDQSKEIDVDVDEEGVINHFSNLKSFEIILAKTFGEIDEQYVDYTSSLIGKRVIPTGPLVKDAAEGDALNEYGKNIIEWLDKKEKASTVLVSFGSECYLSKEDRYQMAYGLEQSTVNFIWVIQFPLEQKIRIEESLPEGFLKRVGERGLMVDKWIPQARILAHESTGGFITHCGWGSITEAIAFGVPIISMPVQYDQPNNASMVVNAGVGVEVYRAKDGGFNGPEIARVTRELLVEDKGKEIRKKAREIKEKFIREGDDREIDALVKELTNICHK, from the coding sequence ATGGAAGAACCTAAAGAAAGAAGGTTGAATATTGTGATGCTTCCATGGTTGGCTCATGGACATGCCTCTCCATTTTTAGAGCTAGCGAAGAAGATCGGAAAGAGAAACCATACAATCCATGTATGTTCTACAAAGGTAATCCTGGACTCTGTTAAAAAAAGAGTAAATGAAATCGATCATCCATTTCTCCATTTTATTGAAATACAACTTCCATATCCTCCCGAGCTTCCTCCCCACCACCATACAACCACCGGACTCCCTCCACACCTCAATCATACACTCATGAAAACCTTTCAAATGGCAGGTCCCGCATTCTCTGATATACTAAAACAAATCAAACCAGATCTAGTTATATGTGATGTCCTTAACCCATGGGCTCATGATGTTTCCGCTTCTCTCTCAGTTCCTGCTATTATGTTCCACGTAACAAGTGTCGCCATTCTTTGTTATGGTTTTCACATGACAACCGATTATGGGATATCCAAATTCCCATACCCTGAACTGATTCCTCAAGATCCATACTGGTTCCAAAAATATGAGGAAGATCAATCCAAGgaaattgatgttgatgttgatgaAGAAGGGGTAATTAATCATTTCTCAAACTTGAAATCTTTTGAAATAATCTTGGCCAAGACTTTTGGAGAGATTGATGAACAATATGTCGACTATACATCATCCTTGATTGGGAAAAGAGTGATTCCCACTGGTCCCCTCGTTAAAGATGCTGCAGAAGGTGACGCATTAAATGAATATGGCAAGAATATAATTGAATGGTTGGACAAAAAGGAGAAAGCATCTACAGTTTTGGTATCGTTCGGATCGGAGTGTTATCTATCTAAAGAAGATAGATATCAAATGGCTTACGGATTGGAACAAAGCACGGTAAACTTCATATGGGTAATTCAGTTTCCTTTAGAACAGAAGATTAGAATTGAGGAATCCTTGCCTGAAGGTTTTCTTAAAAGGGTTGGAGAAAGAGGATTGATGGTTGACAAATGGATTCCACAAGCAAGGATCTTAGCTCATGAAAGCACTGGTGGGTTTATAACCCATTGTGGTTGGGGTTCTATCACTGAGGCAATAGCATTTGGGGTACCAATCATTTCTATGCCTGTTCAGTACGATCAGCCGAACAATGCGAGTATGGTTGTGAATGCTGGCGTTGGAGTAGAGGTGTATAGAGCTAAAGATGGAGGATTCAATGGGCCAGAGATAGCGAGAGTGACTAGAGAACTCCTAGTTGAGGATAAAGGGAAGGAGATAAGGAAGAAAGCTAGAGAAATCAAAGAAAAATTCATAAGGGAAGGAGATGATCGAGAGATTGATGCACTTGTTAAGGAATTAACTAACATTtgtcataaataa